From a single Paraburkholderia sp. FT54 genomic region:
- a CDS encoding cytochrome b has product MPYSRTSDRYSAPAIFFHWAMFLLIALAYLAIEIRGPKGSDSRALWSSVHFWCGTLVLGLACLRLLWRLWAGAPAEVDGNRLLAFLARAAHLALYIFIFVQPLLGILMINTGGHPVTLAWVNIDYTLVGADPVAQPLLKTVHEWLGNAFYWVIGLHALAAIAHHVVFKDRTLRRMI; this is encoded by the coding sequence ATGCCTTACAGCCGCACCTCGGACCGCTATTCGGCGCCCGCCATTTTTTTCCACTGGGCCATGTTTCTGCTGATCGCGCTGGCTTATCTGGCGATCGAAATTCGCGGGCCCAAAGGTAGCGACAGCCGCGCGCTCTGGAGCAGCGTGCATTTCTGGTGCGGCACGCTGGTGCTGGGGCTGGCGTGTTTGCGTCTGCTCTGGCGACTGTGGGCCGGCGCGCCCGCCGAAGTCGACGGCAACCGGCTGCTCGCCTTTCTGGCGCGGGCCGCGCATCTCGCTTTGTACATTTTCATCTTCGTCCAGCCGCTGCTCGGCATCCTGATGATCAACACCGGTGGCCATCCGGTCACGCTGGCGTGGGTCAACATCGATTACACGCTGGTCGGCGCCGATCCTGTCGCGCAGCCGTTGCTCAAGACGGTGCACGAATGGCTCGGCAATGCGTTCTATTGGGTGATCGGCTTGCACGCGTTGGCGGCGATCGCGCATCACGTGGTCTTCAAGGACAGGACACTGCGGCGGATGATCTGA
- a CDS encoding PAS domain-containing protein, protein MRNPNVSPVKDLLLERYAPIADGIAALFYPCAEVVIHDLRDQTIAYLVNNLSKLEVGGPSVLDEVHYAARGQTIGPYEKLNWDGRRMRCVSNILFDDDGKPAGMLCINFNIAVFEDVRSTLDLFIKGGNLTDAPADELFRDDWQDRINTYLHTWLRERQIGINALTREHKREIVEALHAQGAFRGRSSANYVAAVLTMGRATVYKILKQMKEGG, encoded by the coding sequence ATGCGCAACCCAAACGTGTCTCCCGTGAAAGACCTGCTGCTCGAGCGCTACGCGCCCATTGCCGACGGCATCGCGGCGCTTTTCTATCCGTGCGCCGAAGTGGTGATTCACGACCTGCGCGATCAGACCATCGCGTATCTCGTGAACAACCTGTCCAAGCTCGAGGTCGGCGGGCCGTCAGTGCTCGACGAAGTCCATTACGCGGCGCGCGGGCAGACGATTGGCCCGTACGAAAAGCTCAACTGGGACGGCCGGCGCATGCGTTGCGTGAGCAACATCCTGTTCGACGACGACGGCAAGCCGGCCGGCATGCTGTGCATCAACTTCAATATCGCGGTGTTCGAAGATGTGCGTTCCACACTCGATCTGTTCATCAAAGGCGGCAATCTGACGGACGCGCCGGCGGACGAGCTGTTTCGCGACGACTGGCAGGACCGCATCAACACGTACCTGCATACGTGGCTGCGCGAACGGCAGATCGGCATCAATGCGCTCACACGCGAACACAAGCGGGAGATTGTCGAGGCGCTGCATGCACAAGGCGCGTTTCGCGGCCGCAGTTCGGCGAACTACGTGGCCGCCGTGTTGACCATGGGACGCGCCACCGTCTACAAGATTCTCAAGCAGATGAAAGAGGGCGGCTGA
- a CDS encoding DUF4148 domain-containing protein — translation MKIVSRVGLGALLAAVSMSTAFAQTSARPYDPSAPKTRAQVKADLAEWRAAGYDPLDWIDYPDNAQRAGRIVAARRAQESGGTMAQ, via the coding sequence ATGAAAATCGTTTCTCGAGTTGGACTCGGCGCGCTGTTGGCCGCCGTCAGCATGAGCACCGCGTTTGCGCAGACTTCGGCGCGGCCTTACGATCCGTCGGCGCCGAAAACGCGCGCGCAGGTGAAGGCCGACCTGGCCGAATGGCGTGCCGCCGGCTACGATCCGCTCGACTGGATCGACTATCCGGACAATGCGCAACGCGCGGGCCGCATCGTCGCGGCACGGCGGGCGCAGGAGTCGGGTGGGACGATGGCGCAGTAA
- a CDS encoding sigma-54-dependent Fis family transcriptional regulator, whose translation MTQRSATPPAMGRPDVIAQAHTRSLEIGLRASETPDFHPLPRPALRELVDRNQSLFTHALPVMETLHAQIVDTQSMVLLTDNHGVILHSLGDSDFVEKANRVALCPGVSWAEADRGTNAIGTALVDGQPTVVHAGEHFLHANRILTCSCAPIADPFGRTIGALDVSGDTRGFHKHTLALVRMSAQMIENHLFSNQFVDAIRVHFHARAEFIGTLFEGLAAFAPDGTFLSANRSALFQFGQPLAELQRQPFDALFGVAFARLLQQIARAPGESILLTLPSGVRVVARGEYTAPRYVGPTEGLAGTSRGPLPGDARHASRCIDPAQLARLETLDTGDAQVAAILRRVAKLRGRDIPILVLGKTGTGKEWLARAIHHDSPRRAAPFVALNCASLPDTLIEAELFGYEDGAFTGAKKRGSVGKIVQADGGTLFLDEIGDMPLAQQVRLMRVLQERTVVPLGGTRAIPVDLRIVCATHRNLREMIEAGTFREDLYYRINGLVVTLPALRERTDLRALVTRMLELQPDGERLPRRVSAEVLERFAQCRWPGNLRQLANVLRTASIMAEGAEQIELEDLPDDFLQDCVDTAAQPCVRSQAARAGSESYDELRAVAQTQGQPASSKMEAWQATLIAQTLERLDGNVSAAARELGLARNTVYRYLRRGGTTH comes from the coding sequence TTGACCCAACGTTCCGCCACGCCGCCCGCCATGGGTCGGCCCGATGTCATCGCGCAAGCTCACACCCGCTCGCTCGAAATCGGCCTGCGCGCGTCGGAAACCCCCGACTTTCATCCTCTGCCCCGGCCCGCGCTGCGCGAGCTCGTCGATCGCAACCAATCGCTGTTTACGCATGCGCTTCCTGTTATGGAGACGCTGCATGCGCAGATCGTCGATACGCAAAGCATGGTGCTGCTCACCGACAATCACGGCGTGATCCTGCACAGTCTCGGCGACAGCGACTTCGTCGAAAAGGCCAATCGCGTCGCGCTGTGTCCGGGCGTGTCGTGGGCCGAAGCGGATCGCGGCACCAATGCGATCGGCACCGCGCTCGTCGACGGACAGCCGACCGTCGTGCACGCGGGCGAACACTTCCTGCACGCCAACCGTATCCTCACCTGCTCCTGCGCGCCAATTGCCGATCCGTTCGGGCGCACCATCGGCGCGCTCGACGTGAGCGGCGATACGCGCGGCTTCCATAAGCACACGCTCGCGCTCGTCAGGATGTCGGCGCAGATGATCGAAAATCATCTGTTCTCCAATCAATTCGTCGACGCGATTCGCGTGCACTTTCACGCGCGCGCGGAATTCATCGGCACGCTGTTCGAAGGGCTCGCGGCGTTCGCGCCGGACGGCACGTTTCTGTCGGCCAATCGCAGTGCGTTGTTTCAATTCGGGCAACCGCTCGCCGAGCTGCAACGGCAACCCTTCGATGCGCTGTTCGGCGTGGCCTTCGCGAGGCTGTTGCAGCAGATCGCACGCGCGCCCGGCGAGAGCATTCTGTTGACGCTGCCAAGCGGCGTGCGGGTAGTGGCGCGCGGCGAATATACGGCGCCCCGCTATGTCGGGCCAACGGAAGGCCTCGCCGGAACATCGCGCGGGCCACTGCCCGGCGACGCGCGTCATGCGTCGCGCTGCATCGATCCCGCGCAGCTTGCCAGGCTTGAAACGCTCGACACCGGCGACGCGCAAGTCGCCGCGATCCTGCGGCGCGTCGCCAAACTGCGCGGCCGCGATATTCCGATTCTCGTGCTCGGCAAGACCGGTACCGGCAAGGAGTGGCTCGCGCGGGCCATCCATCACGACTCGCCGCGCAGGGCCGCGCCCTTCGTCGCGCTGAACTGCGCCTCACTGCCGGATACGCTGATCGAAGCGGAGTTGTTCGGCTACGAAGACGGCGCGTTCACTGGCGCGAAGAAACGCGGCAGCGTCGGCAAGATTGTGCAGGCCGACGGCGGCACGTTGTTCCTCGACGAAATCGGCGACATGCCGCTCGCCCAGCAAGTACGCCTGATGCGTGTGCTGCAGGAGCGCACCGTCGTGCCGCTCGGCGGAACCCGGGCGATTCCCGTGGATCTGCGCATTGTCTGCGCGACCCACCGCAACCTGCGCGAGATGATCGAAGCCGGCACGTTCCGCGAAGACCTGTATTACCGGATCAACGGACTCGTCGTGACCTTGCCGGCGCTGCGCGAGCGCACCGATCTGCGCGCGCTGGTCACGCGCATGCTGGAATTGCAACCGGACGGCGAGCGCCTGCCGCGTCGCGTGTCCGCCGAAGTGCTCGAACGATTCGCGCAATGCCGCTGGCCGGGCAATCTGCGGCAACTGGCCAACGTGTTGCGCACCGCGAGCATCATGGCCGAGGGCGCGGAACAGATCGAACTCGAAGATCTGCCCGACGACTTCTTGCAGGATTGTGTCGACACCGCGGCTCAGCCGTGCGTGCGGTCGCAGGCAGCGCGTGCGGGTTCAGAGTCCTATGATGAGCTTCGCGCCGTGGCGCAAACGCAAGGGCAGCCGGCGTCCAGCAAGATGGAGGCATGGCAGGCCACGCTGATCGCGCAAACGCTCGAACGGCTCGACGGCAATGTGTCGGCGGCGGCGCGCGAGTTGGGACTGGCGCGCAACACGGTGTACCGCTATTTGCGACGCGGCGGCACGACTCATTGA
- a CDS encoding 2Fe-2S iron-sulfur cluster-binding protein: MSDSTRPPLVRVEPLGRSFEAPDSLTILEAAGFANLRLPRSCRNGTCRTCLCKMTAGRVRYTIEWPGLSREEKQEGYILPCVAIAESDVVIEAPDAVELPSLK; encoded by the coding sequence ATGTCCGACTCCACCCGCCCGCCTCTCGTTCGCGTCGAGCCGCTTGGCCGCAGTTTCGAAGCACCCGATTCGCTCACGATTCTCGAAGCCGCCGGCTTCGCGAATCTGCGTTTGCCGCGCTCGTGCCGTAATGGGACGTGCCGCACGTGTCTGTGCAAAATGACTGCTGGACGCGTGCGCTACACGATCGAATGGCCGGGGCTCAGCCGGGAAGAAAAACAGGAGGGCTATATTCTGCCGTGCGTCGCGATCGCGGAATCGGATGTGGTGATCGAAGCGCCAGACGCGGTCGAACTACCGTCGCTGAAGTGA
- a CDS encoding nodulation protein NfeD, translating to MSTYPRLPFRQSGSRMSLIRGDIVGRLMRGMTVLGVLLAFGFASCESNGPDATLRAAVAPNSVVVIPVNGAISPASADFIVRSLQRAADDRAQLAVLQLDTPGGLDTSMRQIIKAILASPVPVATFIAPSGARAASAGTYIVYASHIAAMAPGTNLGAATPIQMGVGGAEPPAGGATPGLPGIGGGNGNGGGGDGGGGSAKPAASAPTGSASALPLDTQSTEMRKQVHDAAAYIRGFAQMRGRNADWAERAVREAVSLSAADALAQHVVDLNARDVPDLLRQLDGRTVVTSAGNSKLNTASAPIVTLEADWRSHFLAVITDPNVALILLMIGMYGLFFEFANPGFVLPGVVGAISLLLGLFAMQMMPINYVGLGLIFLGIAFLIGEAFLPTFGSLGFGGVVAFVIGALMLIDTDVPGYGVPLPMIAAVAVFSVVFVLGVSRLALRARRRPVVTGSEALIGSVGVVLDGGLLPGDVTADGALAGWAQVHGERWRVSSTAPVAAGHAVRVTARRGLTLTVVPAEARQQGERS from the coding sequence ATGAGCACGTATCCACGTCTCCCGTTCCGGCAGTCCGGCTCGCGCATGTCGCTTATCCGTGGCGATATCGTGGGCCGGTTGATGCGCGGCATGACCGTGCTCGGCGTACTTTTGGCATTTGGATTCGCGTCGTGCGAATCGAATGGACCCGATGCGACGCTGCGCGCCGCCGTCGCGCCGAATAGCGTCGTGGTCATTCCGGTGAACGGCGCGATCAGTCCGGCCAGCGCCGACTTCATCGTGCGCAGCCTGCAGCGCGCCGCCGACGACCGCGCGCAACTCGCCGTGCTGCAACTCGATACGCCTGGCGGACTCGATACGTCGATGCGGCAGATCATCAAGGCGATTCTCGCCTCGCCCGTGCCGGTCGCCACCTTCATCGCCCCGAGCGGCGCGCGCGCGGCGAGCGCCGGCACCTATATCGTCTACGCGAGCCACATCGCGGCGATGGCGCCGGGCACCAACCTCGGCGCGGCGACGCCGATCCAGATGGGCGTCGGCGGCGCTGAGCCGCCAGCGGGCGGCGCAACGCCGGGCTTGCCTGGTATTGGCGGCGGCAACGGCAACGGCGGTGGCGGCGATGGCGGTGGCGGGTCGGCAAAACCCGCGGCATCCGCGCCCACCGGTTCCGCCAGCGCCCTGCCGCTCGACACCCAATCGACCGAAATGCGCAAGCAGGTCCACGACGCCGCCGCCTACATTCGCGGTTTCGCGCAGATGCGCGGGCGCAACGCCGACTGGGCCGAGCGTGCGGTCCGCGAAGCCGTGAGCCTGTCGGCGGCGGATGCGCTGGCGCAGCACGTCGTCGATCTGAATGCGCGCGATGTGCCCGATCTGCTGCGCCAGCTGGACGGCCGCACGGTCGTCACGAGCGCGGGCAACAGCAAGCTCAACACGGCCAGCGCCCCGATCGTCACGCTCGAAGCCGATTGGCGCAGCCACTTCCTCGCCGTGATCACCGATCCTAACGTCGCGCTGATCCTGCTGATGATCGGCATGTACGGCCTGTTCTTCGAATTCGCCAATCCGGGCTTCGTGCTGCCCGGCGTGGTCGGCGCGATCAGCCTGCTGCTCGGCCTGTTCGCCATGCAGATGATGCCGATCAACTACGTCGGCCTCGGTCTGATCTTTCTCGGCATTGCGTTCCTGATCGGCGAGGCGTTTCTGCCGACCTTCGGTTCGCTCGGCTTCGGCGGCGTGGTCGCGTTCGTGATCGGCGCGCTGATGCTGATCGATACCGACGTGCCCGGCTACGGCGTCCCTCTGCCGATGATCGCTGCCGTCGCCGTCTTCAGCGTCGTGTTCGTGCTGGGCGTGTCGCGACTCGCGCTGCGCGCGCGGCGCCGTCCGGTGGTGACGGGTTCCGAAGCGCTGATCGGCAGTGTCGGCGTGGTGCTCGACGGCGGCCTGTTGCCCGGGGACGTCACGGCGGACGGCGCGCTGGCCGGTTGGGCACAAGTGCATGGGGAACGCTGGCGGGTGTCCAGCACGGCCCCGGTCGCGGCGGGCCATGCGGTGCGCGTCACCGCGCGGCGCGGCCTGACGTTGACCGTGGTGCCCGCGGAAGCACGACAACAAGGAGAACGCTCATGA
- a CDS encoding YaiI/YqxD family protein, with amino-acid sequence MSIWVDADACPVVIKEMLYRAARRTGMTLTLVANSFLRVPPSPLIRAIQVPAGFDAADDLIAERVAAGDLVITADIPLAAAVLARNAQALDPRGNWYTPGTIEERLRMRSMLDQLRGSGVDTGGPAAFSPRDSKSFAGELDRWLARQRPQADAPAPQSPDEPPTV; translated from the coding sequence ATGTCAATCTGGGTTGACGCCGACGCCTGTCCGGTCGTGATCAAGGAAATGCTGTACCGCGCCGCGCGCCGCACCGGCATGACGCTGACGCTGGTCGCCAACTCGTTTCTGCGCGTGCCGCCCTCGCCGCTGATCCGCGCGATCCAGGTGCCGGCCGGCTTCGACGCCGCCGACGACCTCATCGCCGAACGTGTCGCGGCGGGCGACCTCGTGATCACCGCCGACATCCCGCTCGCCGCCGCCGTGCTGGCGAGGAACGCGCAGGCGCTCGATCCGCGCGGCAACTGGTACACGCCCGGCACGATCGAAGAACGCCTGCGCATGCGTTCGATGCTCGACCAGTTGCGCGGCAGCGGCGTCGATACCGGCGGCCCGGCCGCGTTCAGCCCGCGTGACAGCAAGAGCTTCGCGGGCGAACTCGACCGCTGGCTGGCGCGCCAACGGCCGCAGGCTGATGCGCCCGCGCCACAATCTCCCGATGAACCGCCCACCGTATGA
- a CDS encoding DUF1653 domain-containing protein, with amino-acid sequence MVRYRHYKGGIYELVCEATLEPDPTVTMIVYKASNGTIWTRPASVFFELVEVDGAKVPRFAPIN; translated from the coding sequence ATGGTGCGTTACCGGCACTACAAAGGCGGGATCTACGAACTGGTCTGCGAGGCCACGCTCGAGCCGGATCCGACGGTCACGATGATCGTGTACAAAGCGAGCAATGGTACGATCTGGACGCGTCCGGCTTCGGTATTTTTCGAGCTGGTCGAAGTCGACGGCGCCAAGGTGCCGCGCTTCGCGCCGATCAACTGA
- a CDS encoding YqaE/Pmp3 family membrane protein, giving the protein MRLLLAIILPWFQFFTIGRPFAGIICLILQITLIGWIPAAIWSVYALSQYNTDRKIARAMGNGR; this is encoded by the coding sequence ATGCGTCTACTGCTTGCCATCATTCTGCCGTGGTTTCAGTTCTTCACGATCGGCCGGCCGTTCGCGGGCATCATCTGCCTGATTTTGCAGATCACGCTGATCGGCTGGATTCCGGCCGCGATCTGGTCTGTGTACGCGCTGAGCCAGTACAACACCGACAGGAAAATTGCCCGGGCAATGGGTAACGGGCGTTAA
- a CDS encoding slipin family protein, with protein MIGFTFGFSSILILLAAALIASSIRIFREYERGVVFMLGRFWKVKGPGLVLIIPIVQQAVRMDLRTVVFDVPPQDVITRDNVSVKVNAVVYFRVVDPEKAVIQVARYFEATSQLSQTTLRAVLGKHELDELLAEREQLNADIQKVLDSQTDAWGIKVSIVEIKHVDINETMIRAIARQAEAERERRAKVIHAEGELQASQHLLEAAQTLSRQPQAMQLRYLQTLTTIAADKNSTIVFPLPIDLLSAVLDRFSKPSVP; from the coding sequence ATGATCGGTTTCACATTCGGCTTCAGCAGCATTCTGATTCTGCTGGCGGCCGCGCTGATTGCTTCATCGATACGGATTTTTCGCGAGTACGAACGCGGCGTCGTGTTCATGCTCGGGCGTTTCTGGAAGGTCAAGGGACCGGGGCTCGTGCTGATCATTCCGATCGTGCAGCAGGCCGTGCGCATGGATCTGCGCACCGTCGTGTTCGACGTGCCGCCGCAAGACGTGATCACGCGCGACAACGTCTCGGTGAAGGTCAACGCCGTGGTGTACTTCCGCGTGGTCGATCCGGAGAAAGCGGTGATTCAGGTGGCGCGTTACTTCGAAGCGACCAGCCAGTTATCGCAGACCACGTTGCGCGCGGTGCTCGGCAAGCACGAACTCGACGAACTGCTGGCGGAACGTGAGCAATTGAACGCCGACATCCAGAAAGTGCTCGACTCGCAGACCGACGCGTGGGGCATCAAGGTGTCGATCGTGGAAATCAAGCATGTGGATATCAATGAAACGATGATCCGCGCAATTGCCCGCCAGGCCGAAGCCGAACGCGAACGGCGCGCCAAGGTGATTCACGCGGAAGGCGAGTTGCAGGCCTCGCAGCATCTGCTGGAAGCGGCGCAGACGCTGTCGCGCCAGCCCCAGGCGATGCAGTTGCGCTACCTGCAAACCCTCACGACGATTGCCGCCGACAAGAATTCGACGATCGTTTTCCCGCTGCCGATCGACCTGCTCAGTGCCGTGTTGGACCGCTTCAGCAAACCGTCGGTGCCGTGA
- a CDS encoding NCS2 family permease: MDSIKRYFGFEAAGTNLRTEVLAGLTTFLTMAYIIFVNPAILGDAGMPKDAVFVATCIVAALASLIMGLYANYPIALAPGMGLNAYFAYTVVKGMGFTWQAALGAVFVSGCLFLIVTLFRVREVIVNGIPHSIRIAITGGIGLFLAIISLKSAGVVVGSPATLVTLGDLHNPHVILAVIGFFAIVTLDHLRVRGSILIGIVGVTVLSFFFGGNQFHGIVSAPPSISPTLFQLDIRGALSGGVLNVILVFFLVELFDATGTLMGVANRAGLLVEGKMHRLNRALLADSTAILAGSMLGTSSTTAYIESASGVQAGGRTGVTAITVAVLFLAALFFAPLAGVVPGYATAPALLYVSCLMLREMLDLPWDDATEVVPAALTALLMPFTYSIANGVAFGFISYAGLKLLTGQARKVKLVVWIIAAIFLFRYFYLGSE; this comes from the coding sequence ATGGACTCCATAAAACGCTACTTCGGCTTCGAAGCCGCCGGCACCAACCTGCGCACCGAAGTGCTCGCCGGACTGACCACCTTCCTGACGATGGCCTACATCATCTTCGTCAACCCGGCGATTCTCGGCGACGCCGGCATGCCGAAGGACGCGGTGTTCGTCGCGACCTGCATCGTGGCCGCGCTCGCCTCGCTGATCATGGGACTCTATGCGAACTATCCGATCGCGCTCGCGCCGGGCATGGGCCTGAACGCGTACTTCGCGTACACCGTCGTCAAAGGCATGGGGTTCACGTGGCAGGCCGCGCTCGGCGCGGTATTCGTGTCCGGCTGCCTGTTCCTGATCGTCACGCTGTTTCGCGTGCGTGAAGTGATCGTCAACGGCATTCCGCATTCAATACGCATTGCCATCACGGGCGGCATCGGCCTCTTTCTCGCGATCATTTCGCTGAAGTCGGCCGGTGTGGTGGTCGGCAGTCCGGCCACGCTCGTGACACTCGGCGATCTGCACAACCCGCACGTGATTCTCGCGGTGATCGGCTTCTTCGCGATCGTCACGCTGGACCATCTGCGGGTGCGCGGCTCGATCCTGATCGGGATTGTCGGCGTGACGGTGCTGAGCTTTTTCTTCGGCGGCAATCAGTTCCACGGCATCGTTTCCGCGCCGCCGTCCATTTCGCCGACGCTGTTCCAGCTCGACATTCGCGGCGCGCTGTCGGGCGGCGTGCTGAACGTGATCCTCGTGTTCTTCCTCGTCGAACTGTTCGACGCGACCGGCACGCTGATGGGCGTGGCCAATCGCGCCGGGCTGCTGGTGGAAGGCAAGATGCACCGCCTGAACCGCGCGCTGCTTGCCGACAGCACGGCGATTCTGGCCGGCTCGATGCTGGGCACCTCGTCGACCACCGCGTATATCGAAAGCGCATCGGGCGTGCAAGCGGGCGGACGCACGGGCGTGACGGCCATCACCGTGGCCGTGCTGTTCCTCGCGGCGCTCTTTTTCGCGCCGCTGGCGGGCGTGGTGCCCGGCTATGCGACGGCTCCAGCCCTGCTGTACGTGTCGTGCCTGATGCTGCGCGAAATGCTCGACCTGCCGTGGGACGACGCCACCGAAGTCGTACCGGCCGCGCTCACCGCGCTGCTGATGCCCTTCACCTATTCGATCGCCAATGGCGTCGCGTTCGGCTTCATCTCATATGCGGGCCTGAAACTGTTGACCGGCCAGGCGCGCAAAGTGAAGCTGGTGGTATGGATCATCGCGGCGATTTTCCTGTTCCGCTATTTCTATCTCGGCAGCGAATAG
- a CDS encoding DUF1488 domain-containing protein: MQILFPNETPEYSGRELTLAFPAMVDGQRVECMITAEALEDHFGAASPRLEDMVGAFDMHRPRIEAATRRLISETRAQCLVLRSGYVRFYEANWRN, translated from the coding sequence ATGCAGATCCTTTTCCCGAATGAAACTCCTGAATATTCAGGTCGCGAACTCACCTTGGCGTTCCCGGCGATGGTCGATGGGCAGAGGGTGGAATGCATGATCACGGCGGAGGCACTGGAAGACCACTTCGGCGCCGCGTCGCCGCGTCTGGAGGACATGGTCGGCGCATTCGACATGCACCGCCCAAGGATCGAAGCCGCTACGCGACGCCTGATATCGGAAACCCGGGCGCAATGTCTCGTGCTGAGAAGCGGCTATGTGCGCTTCTACGAAGCCAACTGGCGCAATTGA
- the infA gene encoding translation initiation factor IF-1 yields the protein MAKEELLELDGIVDEVLPDSRYRVTLDNGVVVGAYASGRMRKNHIRILAGDRVTLELSVYDLTKGRINFRHKDERATGGGGARNTQFRRR from the coding sequence ATGGCGAAAGAAGAACTGCTTGAACTTGACGGTATCGTCGACGAAGTACTTCCGGACAGCCGTTACCGCGTGACGCTCGACAACGGCGTCGTGGTTGGCGCTTACGCGTCCGGACGCATGCGCAAGAACCACATCCGTATTCTCGCGGGCGACCGCGTGACGCTGGAACTGTCGGTCTACGATCTGACCAAAGGCCGGATCAATTTCCGTCACAAAGACGAGCGCGCCACCGGTGGCGGCGGTGCTCGCAACACGCAATTCCGTCGCCGTTAA
- a CDS encoding AraC family transcriptional regulator, protein MKNDKGTISVSMVEEALALARSRGLDALPLAEAAGIAAPMLASPKSRVSSAQYGALWAAIAHALDDEFFGQDSHRMKSGSFIAMTQTALTARNGAQALARAVGFMRLVLDDLGARIETDAQRVRLRFVENAGAPPPAMFAYATYFILVYGLLCWLVGRRIPLLEARFRCAEPPAAHEYRLMFCDHMSFDQAESYVDLAPAFLDLPVIQTTKSVKPFLRDAPGSFIVKYRNPGSLAARVRKMLRAMPMAGWPAADQMAERLHVAEATMRRRLKQEGYTYQSIKDDLRRDIAIGELQDTDRTIADIATSVGFAEPSAFHRAFRKWTGMRPTDYRPARADFTRRAESD, encoded by the coding sequence ATGAAAAACGATAAAGGGACGATTTCCGTCAGCATGGTCGAGGAAGCGCTCGCGCTGGCGCGCTCGCGCGGCCTCGACGCGTTGCCGCTCGCCGAAGCCGCCGGCATCGCGGCGCCGATGCTGGCGTCGCCGAAAAGCCGGGTGTCGTCGGCGCAATACGGCGCGCTGTGGGCCGCCATTGCGCACGCGCTCGACGACGAGTTCTTCGGCCAGGATTCGCATCGCATGAAAAGCGGCAGCTTCATCGCCATGACGCAGACGGCGCTCACCGCGCGCAATGGCGCGCAGGCGCTGGCGCGCGCCGTCGGTTTCATGCGGCTGGTGCTGGACGATCTCGGCGCGCGGATCGAAACGGACGCGCAGCGCGTGCGCCTGCGCTTCGTGGAAAACGCCGGCGCGCCGCCGCCGGCCATGTTCGCCTACGCGACCTACTTCATTCTCGTGTACGGGTTGTTGTGCTGGCTCGTCGGGCGGCGCATTCCGCTGCTCGAGGCGCGCTTTCGCTGCGCCGAGCCGCCCGCCGCGCACGAATACCGGCTGATGTTCTGCGATCACATGAGCTTCGATCAGGCCGAATCGTACGTGGATCTCGCGCCGGCGTTTCTCGACCTGCCGGTGATCCAGACGACCAAATCGGTCAAACCGTTCCTGCGCGATGCCCCCGGCAGCTTCATCGTGAAGTACCGCAATCCCGGCTCGCTCGCGGCGCGCGTGCGCAAGATGCTGCGCGCCATGCCGATGGCCGGCTGGCCCGCCGCCGATCAGATGGCCGAACGCCTGCACGTCGCCGAGGCCACCATGCGGCGGCGCCTGAAACAGGAAGGCTATACGTATCAGTCGATCAAGGACGACCTGCGGCGCGACATAGCGATCGGCGAATTGCAGGACACCGACCGCACCATCGCCGACATCGCGACCTCGGTGGGCTTTGCCGAACCGAGCGCGTTTCATCGCGCGTTTCGCAAATGGACCGGCATGCGGCCGACCGATTACCGGCCGGCGCGCGCGGATTTCACGCGCCGCGCGGAATCGGACTAA